Proteins encoded together in one Telopea speciosissima isolate NSW1024214 ecotype Mountain lineage chromosome 6, Tspe_v1, whole genome shotgun sequence window:
- the LOC122666325 gene encoding cytochrome P450 71AU50-like — protein sequence MSSWTTAVLIAVLLGGLWYLSIHLQHESRRAKQRSNEHGLPPGPRGIPILGNLLMLGDLPHRTLHQMAQKYGPIMYIKLGLVPTVVVSSAQVAELFLKTHDTVFARSPYAMATQYVFYGNKGLLFAQYGTYWCNMRKLCTIELLSATKVDSFKQMRREELGLLVGSLREAAEAGAVVDVSAKVGSLIEDMTFRMLIGNKLDNFHIKSVFGEHDNLLGTFNLADFIPYIGTLDLQGLARRMKEISKVFDGFLEKIIDEHINNPKDNQKDFIDVMLSLMVESKHIQAEEECYMIDQTSIKGIILEMIFGAIDSSAATVEWAFSELLRNPKVMERLQEELRNKVGIDRLVEEEDLVKLEYLDMVVKETMRIHPVALLLAPHESLEDITINEYHIPKKSHVIINAWAIQRDPKLWSTYGDAEKFLLERFIETNIDIRGRDFQLIPFGSGHRGCAGINLGLTVVKLVLGQLVHGFNWELPNGMSPDDLDMTEKFGLSVPRANHLLVVPSYRLSLSGNN from the exons ATGTCTTCTTGGACCACTGCAGTTCTCATAGCAGTACTGCTTGGAGGGCTCTGGTATTTATCGATCCATCTCCAGCATGAATCAAGAAGGGCCAAGCAACGAAGTAATGAACATGGACTACCGCCGGGCCCTCGGGGGATTCCGATTCTTGGCAATCTTCTCATGTTGGGTGATCTCCCTCACCGTACCCTACATCAAATGGCCCAGAAATATGGACCCATCATGTACATCAAGCTTGGCCTCGTGCCAACTGTGGTGGTATCATCCGCTCAGGTTGCGGAGTTGTTCCTCAAGACCCATGACACAGTCTTTGCTAGAAGCCCTTACGCTATGGCTACCCAGTATGTGTTTTATGGGAACAAAGGCCTGCTTTTCGCACAATACGGTACATATTGGTGCAACATGCGGAAGCTGTGCACCATAGAGCTGCTAAGTGCAACAAAGGTTGATTCATTCAAGCAGATGAGAAGGGAGGAGTTGGGCCTACTTGTTGGATCTCTTAGGGAGGCTGCTGAAGCTGGTGCAGTGGTTGATGTGAGTGCTAAGGTGGGATCGCTGATTGAGGATATGACCTTTCGGATGCTGATTGGTAACAAGCTCGATAATTTCCACATAAAATCAGTTTTTGGCGAACACGACAACCTTCTGGGGACTTTTAACTTGGCCGATTTCATTCCCTATATCGGAACACTTGACCTTCAG GGACTAGCTCGACGCATGAAGGAAATTAGCAAAGTCTTTGATGGgtttttggagaagatcattgaTGAGCACATAAACAATCCTAAAGACAACCAAAAGGACTTTATTGATGTGATGTTGTCTTTGATGGTGGAATCAAAACATATACAAGCAGAAGAAGAGTGCTACATGATCGATCAGACTAGTATAAAAGGAATCATTTTAGAGATGATTTTTGGTGCAATAGACTCATCAGCTGCCACAGTTGAATGGGCCTTCTCAGAACTCTTAAGGAATCCTAAGGTGATGGAAAGGCTCCAAGAGGAGTTGAGGAATAAAGTTGGCATAGATCGGCTAGTTGAGGAAGAGGATTTAGTTAAGCTGGAGTACTTGGACATGGTTGTGAAGGAAACCATGAGGATTCATCCTGTTGCTCTGTTGCTAGCTCCCCATGAGTCCTTGGAAGACATAACAATCAACGAATACCATATACCCAAGAAGTCTCATGTGATTATAAATGCTTGGGCAATTCAAAGGGACCCTAAATTATGGTCGACTTATGGTGATGCTGAAAAATTCTTGCTTGAAAGATTTATAGAAACTAATATTGACATCCGCGGACGTGATTTCCAACTTATCCCATTTGGATCAGGTCATAGAGGATGTGCTGGTATAAATCTAGGACTAACAGTTGTGAAACTAGTACTTGGACAATTGGTACATGGCTTCAATTGGGAGTTACCTAATGGCATGTCACCTGACGACTTGGACATGACTGAGAAGTTTGGCCTATCTGTTCCAAGAGCCAACCATCTACTTGTTGTTCCAAGTTATCGCCTCAGCCTTAGTGGCAACAATTAG